The stretch of DNA TGTAACAGTGGTTGTTTCTGGTAGTGGGattatattttttccccttagtTTCTATGTTTTCCTGTACTCTCCAAATTCTCTCTAATGAACAAGTACTACTTTATAATTGGagaagagtaaaaataattttcaaataataagaataattattattctattatttatgGTGATGGGAAAGGGTATATCAGAAGGCTATTGAAAGAAGTACAGCAAATATTAGTTTATCTAGAAAGCAGCTGTCAGAATTGGATGATGAATGAAGTAACTGAACTAGCAACAGCACTAATACACTTAACCAGGCATCCCGAGTCAGGGATAACCCATTCCCAAGTGTGAAAGAAAGGTGGTTACAACTAAAATGGCATGTTAGTAAACATGCTAAATCAGCTAGCAAATCCAAGAGAAATCACAACGTATGTTCATGCAAAAACCTGCACAGTGTTCACAACAACATTATCCACATTGGTTCCAAGAGTGGAACCTTCCCAGatgtggataaacaaaatgtgtgtattcacacatggaatattatttagccataaaaaagaatgaaggatgAACCTTAAGAACTTCATGGTATGTGAAAATAGCTCATGAAATGCTACACGTTGTATGATTCCAGTTATATGAAGTGTCTAGAATAAGtcaatccatagagacagaaagcagattagtggctACGTATGGCCAGGCGGactgagaagaaatggaaaatgatagCTTACGAGTGAGCAGTTTCTCTGGGGTATGATAAAAAAACGCTCTGAAATTaaatagtggtgatagttgcacaactctcTTAGTATACTAAAAGCCagtgaattgtacacttgaaaagggtgaattttgtggcatacaaattatatctcaacaacTTTGTTATTCAAAATAGCTAGTAATAATGAATTTAGTTTGTAGACATGTTAACTTAGATGATAAAAAATTTAGCCTGTAGTCTGCTATATATAAAAGGATACAGAAAATTGTTTTCAGTGATGAATTAACCAGGTATAAACTTTTTTGCCTTCCTTTCCTGGTGCTATCGAAGGAGAAACAATTAAACAATATATGAATAATTTTGCCActggaaattaataaaaattaagaaagagcaaaaacaaaactaaaccaaGACAATATAATCTAActtgaataaatgtcttttttgatGAGAAGAAAGGACAGACTAAAAATTAAGATTAccaagtgcagtgactcatgcctgtgatcaaagccctttgggaggctgaagtgggaggatcacttgagcctaggagttcaagaccagcctgagccacacagtgagacctcgtctccacaaaaaattaaaacaaacaaaaacaaaaacaaaacagttgggcatggtggcctgaacctgtgatcccagctactcgggaggttgaggtgagagaatcacttgagcccaggaggttgaggctgcagtgagccgtgattgtgccactgcactccagcctgggtgacagagtgagaccctgactcaaaaaaataattataacaataattaAGATAATGGAGGCTGGCTcggtggcttgagcctgtaatcccagctactcgggaggctgaggtggaagtattgcttgagcccaggagctcaagacgacagtgagccatgactgtgccactgcactccaacctgggcaacagagagagacccccatctctaaaagaggaaaagaaaataaagtaattaaaaaattaagattatgGGTGACATTTAGAATCAATAAAGTACTTAACTACAGAAACTCCTGGGTGATACACACATAATTTATGCAAATTCCGCCTCATGCAAACTGCTACACATAAGGCATGCAATCAAATTTGGCAATGCGGGAAACTCTGCATGGAAATGCAAAGTGAAGCACCCCAAGGCAGGTGGTTGGATGACAAGAAGCAAAATCATAAAGTGCCCTGTGGCCACCGGCAGACAAAGGCTTCAGTTGCTGGGCCAGGTCTCATCCCTCAGTGCTATTTCAGCATTATTTATGTTGTCCTCTCCCTGCTCTCCTTTATGGAGCTCTGATGATGATGAAGAAAGGACTAAGCAATAGTCAGCGTGCAGAACCAATTAATAAGCCACGAACACTTTCTAGATTTAAAGCAAAACTCCAAAGCCTCAAGGAAACATGACCAAATCCTACTTTTCACAGCACTTGAACTTGATTTGACTATTtccataatgaaaatatttttggaaggcACAGATGAAAAGTGACACCAAGAGGTCCTGCCACATTCAAATCCACAAAGATCAAATGAAGCCTGGCTCAAGTCCCATTCAGAAATGGGAAAGTGAATACCTGAAAAAGAATACAACTAAAAAATGTGTGCTGCTTAGATTAATGATTCAGTAAAGGCTAGAAAATCTGCGTGAAGACATAAAGTACAGCAAGACAAGTGTCGTAGTTTTAAAACTCATGCCAACGTTCAGAACAGGAAAGCCAGTGAGCACGCTGCTAGTTTGATAATAAAAGTGGCAGTAATATATCTCAAAGAATTATAAAAGATAACAGAGAAAAATGCGGTTATATAAcaagcataataaatatttgattttgatggaacttaatttttttttttttgagacagagtctcactctgtcacccaggctggagtgcagtggcatgatcaaagctcacagcagccttgacctcctggactcaagtgatcctccgacctcagcctcccaagtagcagggaccacaggtgtgcatcaccacatccagctaatttttgtattttttgtagagacgaagttttgccatgttgtcaaGTCTtgtctcggactcctgggctcaaatgatctgcccgcttaggcctcccaaagtgctgggattacagacatgagccactgaacccacctgaaaccagattttaaaaacaaacaaacgaacgaacaaaaaacaagcaaaaaaaaacaaacaaacaaacaaaaaaacttcgaAAGTTAGACAAGGCagttatttcaaaagaagaaagtgtCAGAGTTTAAGGCCACAAAAGGTGAACTGGCCTTTTGTTTGAGGATAACATAGCAGAAGATTATACATGAAATCTTGGCTTGCTTATCACTCAGAAAGACaatgagtatttaaaatatttttagctcaCAAAAAATCCTGACTTTGCAAAATCATGTGAAAGAGTTGCATAAATCAGGGGATCATCTCCATTAAAATTATTCTGACAAATTTCAATTTCACTAGACTCTCCTAGAATAAATATATTGGCATTTAAAGGAACAGATCACATAATTCAAGTTCATTGGTCATGTTTTCAGATTTCAATATTTCCTACATTGTAGTTataattctttgtttgtttgtttgttttcgagacagggtcttgctgtgtcacccaggctggagtgcagtggcatgatcatagctcactgcaagctcaaactcctgggttcaagagatgctcccgcctcagcctctagagaagctgggactacagacacacgccaccatgactagttaatttttttatttttagtaaagacatggtctcactgtgttgcccaggctggtcttgaactcctggcctcgagtgatcctccctccttggcctcccaaagtgcctggattacgagtgtgagccaccatgcccagccatagtTACAATTATTGCTAACAGTCTATGGGACAAAACCACATTCAAACCTGTTAGAACAATGTGGAATACCCGGTGTTCCTTAAATAGCATCAGTGAAAGCTACCTACACCAAGGCTGGTTAGTGAAAGCTACCTATACAGAGGCTGGTTAACAATGGTGTTTCTGGGGCTCAGTTATTGAATATAAAGTGAAATTTCTTATTCAATGACATGCTGGAGCTGCCCACATCTTTTGCCAGCTCTTGAGTTTAGAGATAGCACATTGGTAGCTCAAAATTAGCCTTGGCGGAAGTATTTACACCACCCAAATCAGCAAATGCTATAAatcagtgctttttctttttctttctcttttaagagaaaattgattgttaaacatttatcacCACACCGCTGATGACATTCCTAAACTCTCTGGTTAAAGCTCCTAGCCCATAAAACCATTCCAAAGGTCCAGTAGAGACCATACGTTGCTCTTCTAAGCTCTGCCCACATATGAATATCCCATCAACACCTCAAATTTGACAAAATGTGTCCTCCCTCAAACTCTTAGTGAAAAGCATCACATTTACCAGCCACAAACTTGGAAACCATCCTCGGTAACTCCTACTCCTTCCTCAGATTTCATCTCATCTTAGTCTCTCAAAATCTCTCTAATTAAACCTCCCTCTCCAACCCTCTTTAGTGGGGCCCTCTTTGTCCCTTCCCAGTCCTTGCTCTTGGCCACTCTAATCCATCCTCTATACTCTTGCTGGGCTGaacatcttcttctttttttttttttttttgagatagggtttcactgtgttgtccaggctggagtccggtggtgaaattatagctcactgtagcttcaacctcctaggctccggtgatcctctcacctcagcctcccaagtacataGCACTACAGggataagccaccatgccaagctaacattttgtatttttaaagagatagagtTTCGCCACATTGACCAgcgtggtctcaaacttctgggctcaagtgatcctcccaccttggcttctcaaagtgctgggattatgggcttgagccactgtgctcagctgagctgaatactttttcttttctgtcttcctttttttttttttttttgaaacagagtctcactctgttgcccaggctggagtgcagtggcgcagtcctggctcacggcaacctccccatcctgggtgcaagtgatggGCTAAATACTCTTAAAAGCATGAAGGAGCATACCACTCTCCTGCTTGACAGGCTTCAATTACTCACCATCAACTCTGAAATAAAGTACAAATCCCCAGGCACAGTGGAAAAGGCCTTTCAGCGTCTGACTCTGGTCCACCCTCCACATTCGCCTCTTATCAATCACTCCCTCGCTGGCAACCCCTCACTGGTTACTGTTTGCCAAACACACCAGGCTCTCGCCCTTGTGCCTCTAATTCATCCTAAGAGTCAACAGAGGCATTATCTACCCCCACAGACCAGCCTTCTCGTATGCATGTCTCCAGCCTAGCACTCAACACACCCAGGTTTTAAATGGGCTTAACAGCCTATCTCCCCATCCAGGCTTTGAGCCCCTTGAaggtctttaatattttttattcctagTACATAGTTCTGAGCCTTTACAAAGAGGCCACTCCAATTTGCAAAACAGGACTAGTACCATTTGTAACTGAGAAGGTTGTTGGCAAGATTCAATGAGATGATGTATGCAAAGTATCTGCAGCATGATTCATGGCACAAAATACTGGTTCACTTGCCCTGGGAAAGACCCCCAACTGAAGAACTGTATCTCCATCATAACCCTATACTTTCATCTAGcaatctataattttaaaagttcaccCATCATCCAAATGGAGGTAGGAGGGAAACGGATGAAAATGTTTCAATTACTGTATCTTTGAATTCaaagggtttttttcccccagctccTTTCCCTGGTCCAGTATTTGTTTATCTGTGAGAAGGTAACCAGGCATGATGGGGTCCATTCAGCTGATCTTTGAAATAAAGACTATAAATTCTCTAGTCACAAGATTTtttgaacttcttttttaaagcagcagTTCTCCTTTCTCCCCAAATGCCGTCTTCTTAGACTTGAGGTTGAACATGGTGGTTAAAGGCAGTGCTGACCTGAGTGAAGCAGTGTCTGGAACCATCTACCAGGCCTCCACTCGCTGGGAAGTTGAGTGGAGAACCCACTGCAGAACCCAGAGGCTCTGAGGAACgcacatttcaaaataatccCTCATTTTGCACACcagaaaaccaaggcccagagaggtacaGAACATTGCCCAAGGTTCTGGAATTTAGTAAAGCCAAGCCTAAGATCCAAGACTCTTTCCACCACATCATACGGCCTCCTTGGGGTCAAGGCCACAGTTGGTGACCTCAGGACAAAAGACTGACATTTCCTACACACGACCATTCGTCATCCATAACTTAACTGTACAAATCTGAGATAGGCAACTGGAAATATCAATACATTTAATCTGTTTCCACTTGATAAAGGTCAAATAGAAGAGTATTAATAACCAGTCTTcccttaaggggaaaaaaatcgtATTCTCTGGCTGCCAGTAGAGGAACCACCCACCCATAAGGTGAATTTATTAGTTTCTGGAACAAAAGAAACAATGGGAGTAAAAGAACTGCCTTCCAGATTATTCTAGAAGTATGGGATAAGTAGTTCCATTACTGCCGGGTTAATGAAGGATCTACTGGCAAAGAGTgctcctgccactgcacccattttccccttcttccttaaTTACAGATCCCTGATTTTATTCAGGGTAACCCAGCTAAAAGACTATATTTCCCAGCTTTCCCTAAGATAGTCATGACCCTGCAgctaagttctggccaatgaaatgtaaATAGCCATTGGGTAGAATTTCTGGTAGGATTTAAAGCCCTTAAAAGGGGCATGGccatttgccatttttttctttatattctgctTTTCAGAGCCTGGAACTTGGATGTGATGGCTGCAGTGACAGcagctattttgttattttgaggaTGATAGCCTTGTACTAAGTTGCGCTAAGGATGACAGAGCCCATAAAGAGATAGAGCTTCAGTTCCTGATAATGTCATAAAGAAGCCATCAAAATAGGCCTGAATTGCCTagctgtggcttttttttttttttttttttttgagtcagtcttacttactctgtcacccaggctagagtgcagtggtgcaatcatggctgactgcagccttgacctcccagactcaagctatcctcctgcctcagcctcctaagtagctgggactacagctatgcATTgttatgcctggttaatttttaaaattatttttgtagagtaggggtcttgctatgttgcctaggctggtcttaaactcctggggctcaagtgatcctcccgcttcagcctccccaagtgctgggatcacaggtgcaagccaccgtaTATGTGACAATAAGCCGTTATAATATGTGAGAGAATGTTACATGAGACAGTAAACCCTTACAACATGAATTTACAGTAGTTAGACTCCAGCAGCCAAACACAATCCCTAACCTTTACAGACCTTGACCTCATTGGCAGAAGCTACAGAAGCCATGCAGAGATACTCAGGAAGATGGGGTGACTCTGGGAAAGGAAGTAATTCATGGCATGTCCTCCCCAACTCCTCATCAGATTTTCCAGAATAATTCCAGAGCACGTTAGAGGAGGGCAAACATGTAATCAGATGATCAGAAGTCTGACTTATCAAAGGCACAAAGAATAAGCCTGTGAAGGCCGGTGTCAGAGTGACCAGGTTAGCAACCCTGCCTGGCTTCCTCCATTGTAGCTGACCAGGAGAGGGACCCCTTTTTGTACCTCTTCCAGGTTGCAGAATTCCTGACGCAGGGCTGCCTTCAGATCAGTGCATTCTCTCCCACATCTCAATGCTACCAGGCACTCCTTGGTCAAATGTGGGACCTAATCAGAGGACACAGGTTCTCAGTGGAGAAGTCTGCAGAAACTTCCAGTTCCTGCTCTGCTTGAAAAGGCAGCAAAGCTTTATAACTCCAGCCTAACAGGGCAACACCCACATCCAACCCCCAGCTCCCTGTGAGGGGCACTAGGTTATGTCTGTGGTTCCAGGATAATGTCATATCCCGGACATATCCCAGATTCCTAATGAGAAGTAGGAATCTGCTTCTCACAGCACTCTGGGAAAACAGGGTGCTTTAGGAGGCTTTCTCCAGTGCTCCTTACTTGATCAGCTGCTTCCATGCTATACATTCTTAGGTGGGACActcaacctctctaagcctcagtgttcccatctgaaaaatggataCAATAGCAGTACCCACTTCAAAGGGCAGTTGGATTAAATGAGTTAGCTCCTACAAAGTaattaggacagtgcctggcacatcataaGTGCTTGATATATGTCAGCTGTTAATCTcactgaagttttttaaaaattccttttcaaaGACATCATCTTAAagtttctccattcttttttctttcattatcaaATCTGCCACCATTTATCTATTCTTCACATTTCCTGGGCAGCAGGCACTCTTATGCCTCTAAAGAGCatcactggccaggcacagtggctcatgtctgtaatcctagcactttgggaggccgaggcaggcagattactcgaggtcaggagttcaagactagcctggccaatatggtgaaaccccatctctactaaaaatacaaaaattagctgggtgtggtggcatgcgcctgtaatcccagctactcaggaggctaaggcagcagaattgcttgaacccaggaggcaaaggtggcagcgagccaagatcatgccactgcattctagcctgggtgacagagagagcgagaccctgtctcaaaaaaaaaaaaaaaaaaaaaaaagaagagcatcaCCTTCTATGCGTAATCGTCACACTCCATTACTTTTTACCTGAAGTCGGGGAAATTGTCCCTTTAAGGATCACCAGTTTTCAGTTCTTTCAATATTCCTGCTTCAAGTCACATGGTCATTGCCATGTCATAACCATACCTCCTGAGCCTGCCGGTTGAAATGGAGAAGCACCTAGCAGTTAAGCCTTTAACTTTAATATCAGTGGCCATGCTCTACCCTAATTCCATGCTAGCTAATCTCCTGAGGATCACATGGTATCAAAACAAATCAGTTTCACCAATGATTTGGCTTTAAAATGGGTTGAGGTTTGGGAAAGACATGCAAAGTAAAATAGAGTGTGAGTGgctttttaaattgaatataCCTTACAAAATAGCTCCAACAACATCTTTTGGCGAGCTCGTTCATATGGGTCGTGTGGAAATAGCTTCCTTCCTGGATAAGCATCATCCAGGTACTCACAAGCGATCACAGATTCATAGATCAGTTGACATTGGCTGGTCTCCAGGACAGGAATGTGGCCAAAAGGGTGCTTTGTATAGTACCATTCAGGCTTGTTTCTCAGGTTAATGTTGACAACTTCATGtcttaaaaagcaaaaggaaaacaaaaatgagaggCATCTGCAGGCAGGCACTCTTCTTGAAAGCAGAAGCAATcagtttaaaagttaaaatttgctATTAGTTTTCTAAGGTTTaagttttgtataaaatatataacatcatCATCTTCCTTCCGGCAGTGAGATGTGTTGGATGTTTTCTATGCCTTATCTCAGTTGTTCCTCATAATTCCCCATGAAGTAAGCTCACCTCATAGGAAAGAAGGCTCAAGGAGGTTGAATCTCACACACAATGCCACCCACTAAGAAGTAGTAGAGCCAGCCGGGCACggggcctcatgcctgtaatcccagcactttgggagactggggcaggcagatcatctgaggtcaggagttcaagaccagcctggccaacatggcgaaaccccatctcttctaaaaaatacaaaaagttagccgggcgtggtggcaggtgcctgtaaccccagctactcgggagactgaggcaggagaatcacttgaacctgggaggtggaggttgcagtgagctgagatcacacccctgcactccagcctgggcaagagagactccatctcaaaaaaaaaaaaaaaaaaaaaaaaagaagtagtggagccaagatcacagccaGACAGACAGACTCAAGAGTTCACACACTTAACCATGGCATGAGAGAATTTAGTACGTTTTACAGCTTGAATATCAGAATACAAATCTGATATTAACAGGTCACAACAGAATATGGTAAATGTTAACAATTAAGAGCATGAGTTTTGGCATCAGACTGAACAGTCTAGCTTGGGACCTTAACCAAAttcctaacctctctgtgctcagTGTCCTTAATTATAAAATGGGGCTAAGAATTACACCCATCTCTTGGTACTGTGGTGATCAGGTAAGTGAATATGTGTAAAGTGTTTAGGACCGTGCCTGGCACGTAAGCATGCAATAACTTTTTAATTCTTCTTCTAATTATTAGATGTTCAAATAATACTATTATTTAATGTTCACAtaataatacaattattatttagaTAACTATAAAGTTGCCAGAAGCATGAACATATGTCtaaaaagatgaaaggaaacaaaTGGGAACATTCGTTGCTTAGTCTAGGAGATTGTCTTAAAACCTACAGCAGAGGCTGGATGAGGTgcctcacgcctgtcatctcagcactttggtaggccaggatgggaagattgcttgagcccaagagttcgcgACCAGCATAGGCCACATAGAAAGACCTAAAAAACCTAAAGCAGTGAGTCTCAACTAGAGGTGATTTTTGGCCTCCTTCCCAAGGGACATATCacaatgtctgcagacattgtTTTGCTGTCACAACTGAAGATAGAGGATAGGGAAGGGGGACTCTACTGTCATGGGTAGAGACCACTGAATGGGTAGAGACCAcggatactgctaaacatccaGCGATGGATAGGACAGCTCCTATCCCACCTctccaacaaagaattatctggtccaaattgtcaacagtgccaaggttgagaaaccctgccctAAGAAAATACATCAGCTCCTAGGCTGATAATTTATCACCAAATGGGCAAACATcctgttgttgttattttcctCAAAAAACAGGTAACCTTAAGGTCAACTTAATTTGAGCAAAAGGGAAGAATCTGGAAATATAGGCCCTATATACTCAACAAGGTggatttacataattttatttaaaatatctctatATTAGTCTTTGTATCTCTCTGACATGAGTCTGAAACTCTGAAGTCACCCCCTTGTGATGGACTCTCCGAGACAAGAGTCAGGAACCTGGAGCGACACATTCTCAACACTCTAGCTTGGAGGCCAGCTGTATTATGCAGTCCACATCCCAGCAAAGCTGCTCTGCCCTCCAGATCCAGACCTGTAGGAGCTGGTCTTGCAAACTTCCTTCTGGAAGAATCTATACCCATTTCTCAAGTTTTCAAGGTGTCTTGAAAACTTCCAGACACCTCTTGATAGcaattccttttatttcattgtttggaaagatttgttcattcatttaacagatactttttgagcacccactatgtgACAGGCTGTCTCCTAGCTCATGAATAAAAGAGACAGAGTTCCTACCCTGGAGAACTCACATGGGTGAAGGGGACTGGGGAGGGGAGATGGatgaacaaataagaaaatgctgGACGCAGTAAGTTCAATAACGAAAGGAAACAGAGGTGACCTAAGATGCCTGGGGTGTGGTGGGGGAACTACCTCTGTGGAGCAGTCAGGAGAGGCCTCAGTAGCCTTGGCTGCGCCCTTAAACATTCTGGGAGGGAACCAATTCACCAGCCCCCTCATTCAGATTCCTCTGCGCTGGCCTAGAAGTTACAGGACTCGGAAAAGGGCTCCGCATTTCAGTAGGGCCCGCTAAAAAAATGCCCGCCCTTTGCTAATTACTTGTTGACTTTGCCTCCGGAAAAAAAGGACAGGGAGCCCCTTCTAAAATCTGAGCAGATGCCCCAGATGCTAAACATTCCCGGGCTCCTGTGAGGCACTGGGTTTGCTCGGGGGCTCTGGGTTTCCGCTTCTCACCTGATGTCTTTGGCCTTGAGGACGAGGCGGGTCCTGTGAGAATAGGGGCAGAACCTCATGCTGTAGATGCGGATCAGCCCCTCCGGGACTGGCCCTGGGGGCTGGCTTCCTGCAGAGCAGCGATGGAGGGGGACAGGGAAAGGAGAGGCTTAGTCAGCCCAGTGAGGAGGGAGCTCGCTCACTTGCCCGGATCCCAGGATGGCTGTGGGAGCTCCAACTCCCAAGTCCCAGAGAGGACAGTGCTGCACGTGGCTTTTCTTCAGGAGAGCCCTCCAAGTCCCTTCCTGCCCCGCTGGTCTGCAGGCCAAGGCCAGGCAGTTCCACCGAAGCCATCATTTTCTGTCACGCGGCGCCCCCAGCTCGCGGACCCCATGGAGAGCACTCACCTTTCCCCAGGGTCCTGGTCGCATCCTCAGACATGGTCTCCAGCTGTTTGCGCAGCTCCCGGAGCTCACGGTCGCCGCCCTGTGGCTCCCCACCGCTGCCGCAGGGTCCAGAAGCAGCTGCGCTCTGGAGCGCACCTCTTGCCCCAGATTTAATTTTCGAACTACTGGGCTCCGGCGGGGCACAGGGAAAGCGATCTGGAGCAGGAGCTAGGATAATTTAACCTGGAGAGACATCGCCCCAGATTTGGAAGCCGGAGAGTAGGAgctggcaaaaaacaaaacaagacaaaataacACCTGAAAAGCTCCCTCTTGCTCTGAACATGTGCTTAAAGCTTTGGAGGGGCCTCCTCTATATCAAGCATTCCTCAAGAATGGGCATTTAAACTCCAACATGGATTTCAAAGGAGTTTAATCAAAATCGACTAGGGTAAcgctgactttttcttttccattctgaaTCTCTTGCATCACTAAGACAATTGGCCACACCTCTGTAAgtacagctttaaaaaataataaggccaAACATTCTCGTGATACAGCAACtaggaaataaaaaagttattggTGTTGAAATCTCACATACGCTGGCGAGTCAGTGCCCGCTAGACACCTAGACACCTTTGGTGTCTAGACAGCTCACATTTTGCACCCTAGACACCTCAGTTGCCTCATCCCAGTCCTGTCCCTACTTGTGAGGTTTTACCCAAGCTCTGAAAAACCAGcaatgaataaaattaagataCCTGGAGGCAAAGAACAATTTGTGAGCTCCCCCACTTCCCCGGCATAAATTTTTGAGAACACTCTTACTAGATGCTAAGGATACATTGCATCAGCCCAGCCATAGGGGCCACTTGCACAgcttttctgtttatgtgagaTAATGGAGGTGGCTTTGGCTCTGATGCTGATAAGCTGAGATCTTGAATTTCAGCAGGTaaaaaaataattccttaaaTTTTCCAGAATTGGGCTGCTGTGGGAATTGCTTGTAAATTCATTTGGTGGCAAATGACCTTCAGgtcatgaag from Papio anubis isolate 15944 chromosome 11, Panubis1.0, whole genome shotgun sequence encodes:
- the GSTO2 gene encoding glutathione S-transferase omega-2 isoform X1 → MSEDATRTLGKGSQPPGPVPEGLIRIYSMRFCPYSHRTRLVLKAKDIRHEVVNINLRNKPEWYYTKHPFGHIPVLETSQCQLIYESVIACEYLDDAYPGRKLFPHDPYERARQKMLLELFCKVPHLTKECLVALRCGRECTDLKAALRQEFCNLEEILEYQNTTFFGGTCTSMIDYLLWPWFERLDVYGIADCVSHTPALRLWISAMKWDPTVCALLTDKSIFQGFLNLYFQNNPNAFDFGLY
- the GSTO2 gene encoding glutathione S-transferase omega-2 isoform X2, encoding MSEDATRTLGKGSQPPGPVPEGLIRIYSMRFCPYSHRTRLVLKAKDIRHEVVNINLRNKPEWYYTKHPFGHIPVLETSQCQLIYESVIACEYLDDAYPGRKLFPHDPYERARQKMLLELFCKILEYQNTTFFGGTCTSMIDYLLWPWFERLDVYGIADCVSHTPALRLWISAMKWDPTVCALLTDKSIFQGFLNLYFQNNPNAFDFGLY